A stretch of DNA from Schizosaccharomyces osmophilus chromosome 2, complete sequence:
ATAGACACTGGAGCCCATCATTATTTTGTCCTTGATGGGGAAGAATATCCTTTTGTGCCTTTTGAATGTCGAGCTGCCCCCGGATTGGGGACTACTTTGGCTTCTCAAGCCGGATTTAAACTCTTAAGCTTGTGAGCTCGGGTTTTATGATAACTTTGAGGCTTTTCTTATGTCCtaccattttattttaattggGATCAGAGCGgttattcattttatttttgcatTGTTTTATACAACGGACTAATATACTAAGCTGTGCGTttaccttctttttgaattcaaatcTACAAATCCAACTAATCATGGAGAAATTaacattcttttgtttttttttattattcttttttttttcatttttaggTTGCTAGGAGTTAAAGCCGATTGCTTGTTATATACAATTAAATAATACAATTTTTAGCCTAAATCAtaatcatgaaaaaaaaatcacagTAAcggaattgcttttcagaattggaaacaaacaagCCGATTTTCGTACTGGTTGTTAGGCTTCTCaaatcatttcatttctcaTTGTTTATTACTGACTTCATCAGTATGTTTCTACCAACTTCACCCAAGATCAACCTCCATTCATAATATACTCAAAGTCGAGCTTTGTTGAAGGATTATTTTAGCCACGTACTGatctttaaagaaaacgaagttACTAACGATTCATCGCTTTTCAGCAAGGCTAAGCTATACCTTTTGCTGATTTGATTGCCATTCATGATCTGAAGGCTTTCTAGCTTGAAGTGacctttatattttcttgATCAGCGattttcaatgaaaaagaatgtttaAAAGTGAACAGCTTTTTTTAGAATCCCTGAATGATGGAGTACTGAAGGCTTTTCAATATTGTTTTCGGTTCTTAAGACATGGacagaaaaaaacttttatgCTCGGTTTATCCACTTCTATTATTAAAGAGTTTCTAGTTGATTCTAGGAATTACCCTGTGGAAACTGTACAAAAGCTTTGCTCCTCGAATATGGCGGACGAGctaaaatacaaaattcGACCTGTGCATATAGACGTCCAAGCAGAAGACGAGTCGGCAAGCTATATTAGAAGTTATCtaggaaaagaaggattgaAATCGTTTGGAGGTTCTCACTGGTGGCTATATCGTAACAGCCCATTGAAAGCATGGtggtttaaaaaaaaacaaccaaCGCAACATCTGTCCAGAGATgagaaaataattttttacGTACATGGTGGTGCCCATTACTTGAGCACGGTACGAACGAATGCTTATCACATTCAAAAGCACACTTCTGCCCTTGGAGTCCGAACATTTGCTCCTGAGATACGTTTGGCACCTCAATTTCCAGCTCCCTGCTCATTACATGATATCCTATCTAGCTATTTATATCTAATACGAAAGCATGACCCAAAAAACATTATATTTATTGGAGATTCCTCTGGTGCCAGCCttattctttctcttttgattttaatgCGAGATTGCAACATCCCTTTACCTGCTGGGACTGTCTTGAATTCTCCATGGGTTGATTTAACCCATAGCCTTCCTTCGATAGTTGATGATTATTCCACTGACTACATACCCCCGGAAGGATTCCATCATCGTGCAAGTAGATACTGGCCTGTTGCAAACGTGGATACATTATTTGCTAGCACAACATCGTCCATGAAGAACTTatcaaaggaagaattatGTAAAATAATATCTGAAAGAATGCAGCATCAAGTAGAGAAAATAAAGTCTGTTATTCCTGCATTTCGAAAGCTAGGCAAGGAAAACGGACGGATGTCCTACAGAGATGCACAGGATCGTTTGgatccaaattttttctacaCATTTCCCTTTCAAGTTCAATTTTACGCTCCTAACCATCTATTAACCCATCCTTTGGTTAGTCCTTTGTTTACGGAAAACTTAGGCGGTCTTCCTCCAACGTTGGTCTTGGGAGGCGCTTCCGAAAGACTTCGAGATgaaattgtttatattgCACATAGGATGGCAAAAGATGTGTATAATGGggaaaagacaaaagttCAATTAGAGCTGTACGACTCTTGCTGTCATGTGGTAACTGCTTTACCCTTTGTCAGTGAAGCCCACATCATGGCTCGACGTATAGccaatttttcttattgGTGTTTAAAGCGAGAAGACAACAGCTTCGTTTCTCGCAATAAACACATTACCGGCGaacttccttcttcattaGATGAGATGGTCCGTCTTCGAATTTCGCGCGACGGAAAGGAGCGGCCAATGGAGTCAGAATCTGAAATGCCAAGCCTTCGAATTTCAAGGGAAGTACTTGGTACAATACAAATAGAAGCTTTATGCAGATGGATAGATgttgattttgaaattttatCTAAGGATGGTGCGAAAGCTGCGAAGCTTTTTGGTGAATTTAAGCATGCTGAAATTCATGGCTACCTAGAAAAGCCGGAATATTTTATCCAGGAAGGTGAGAATCCCCCGATATCTGCGGTGGTAGCGAATTCTAAAATACACCCTCAAGACTCTAGCAAAGGAAGTTTCTTCGAGAGCTGTTTATAGGATTCCTTGTCCTTTGTTTGTAACTAGGACATTGACTATTCTTCGGTCCTTTAATACTCGTTTTGTAACGATATTTATGGGGTTGGACTTTAGACATTCTTTGCCTTTCCAAGTTTAGTCTTTTTTAGCGTTCATAACATACAGACGATGGAAAATTTCTTTAGTGTGCTTCATACGCtcgtttatttatataatgaattgttttgttttatttttttttttttgttcacatcctttttgtttacagtaCATGCGTGTAAATTGGTTGTCATGGTAacatatataaatatttacGTTTGAACGCACACCGAAGCTGTGCGGTGTAATCTTGCCAATGTTTGAATCCCTCTAATTTCATGTCGTATTTATCAAGAGATGATTCCGGCTATGCAAAGCACTCTATCGAAAACATTGTGAATGGAAAAACAGTTGAGAACGCCGCAAGAAAGGCGTCCTTTGATGAACGAACCTGGGTTTGGATATCTGACCCTGAGGATGTCTACTTAAGGGCATGGATCGAAGAAAAACTGAATTCAAACTCCCAATACAAAGTTCGATTAGAGAAAGATGGAAGCGAACGAATTGTAGATTCAAAGAGTACGGGAGAAGTGAACCCTCCGAAGTTTGACATGGTAAACGATATGGCCGAGTTAACATGTCTCAATGAACCTTCAGTTATTCACAACCTAATTCAACGGTACGAACGAGACTTAATTTACACATACTCTGGTCTTTTCTTAGTAGCCGTGAATCCATATCGGTCATTACCCATTTACGGCGATGATATAGTTAAGAAGTATCATGCAAAACAATTTCCTGAAGTCAAACCACACATCTTTCGTGTAGCAGATATTGCTTATAGGAATCTGCTGGAGAGGGAGCAAGATCAATCAATTTTGGTAACTGGTGAATCAGGTGCTGGTAAGACCGAAACCACAAAGAAAGTTATTCAATATCTTACTGCAATTACTGGTACTTCTAGCAATGATTCTCAActtttagaaaacaaaattttagATACCAATCCCGTTTTGGAAGCATTTGGTAATGCCCAAACTGTGCGAAACAATAACTCCTCTCGCTTTGGAAAGTTTATACGAATTGAGTTTTCTATAGATGGTAGCATAGTTGGTGCTAACTTGGACTGGTACTTGCTTGAGAAATCTCGAGTTACTAATCCATCTCCTAACGAACGAAATTATCACATTTTTTATCAATTATTGCGTGGTAGTGATGATAATTTACTACGagaattttttcttgaacgTTCCGTTGACAAGTACACctatttgaaaaattgtGCGAAATTTGTTTCAGGAGTGGATGATGCTTCGGAATTCCGTCAAGTCTGTGCCGGACTTACTACACTTGGATTTAGTGCCGAAGACACAAAGCAGCTTTATACTGCAATCGCTGCTGTCTTACATCTGGGAAATATAGAGGTTGCCTCTGATCGTGCTGGCCAGGCACGGTTCCCATCTTTGACACACATTGATCAGCTCTGTCATCTGTTAGGTATACCACCTGAAGCTTTTATAAATGCAGTTTTGcatccaaaaacaaaggcaGGGAGAGAATGGATTGTTAATGCACGTACAAAGGAGCAGGTTCTACATACTCTTCAATCACTCGCAAAGAGTTtgtatgaaagaaattttgcATTCTTAGTTGATAAGCTAAATCGGACAATGTATCAGACTCAGAATGATAACAAGTACTTTATAGGCGTCTTAGATATTGCGGGATTCGAAATCTTTGCGCACAATAGCTTTGAGCAACTCTGTATTAATTACACGAACGAAAAGCTTCAACAGTTTTTTAATCATTACATGTTCATTCTGGAGCAAGAAGAATAttctcaagaaaaaattgagtGGGATTTCGTTGATTATGGTAATGACTTGCAGCCAACCATAGATGTAATCGAAAAGTCAGAACCGATTGGCATCCTTTCTTGCTTAGACGAAGATTGTGTTATGCCAATGACAACAGACAATACCTTTACGGAGAAGCtacatttgcttttgaaaggaaagtCTGACATTTACCATCCTAAAAGGTTCTCGTCAGAAGGATTTGTTTTGCGACATTATGCCGGTAATGTTGTTTATTCTACCGAAGGATGgttggaaaagaataaagatCCTCTTAACTCTAACCTCGCAAATTTAATATCCCAATCTTCAAATATGCATATATCTTCCCTTTTTTCTGATTACTCTTCTGGGAACACTTTGAATGGTGATcattatgaaaagaagggTATTTTCCGTACCGTTTCTCAAAGACACAGACGACATCTTAATACTCTAATGAAGCAACTAGAAGCTACACAACCGCATTTCGTCCGTTGTATTATTCCAAATAGCATAAAGAAGCCTAAATTTATTGAGAAAGGACTAGTTTTAAACCAGCTACGATGTAATGGTGTTTTGGAAGGAATTCGAATTGCCCAGACTGGGTTTCCTAACAAGCTGTTGTACACAGAGTTTCGATCTAGATACGGGATTCTATCAAATACACTAGAAAGGGGTTATgtagaagcaaaaaaggCTACTGTGGCTATTATAAAGGAGTTGGATTTATCTAGAAGCGTCTATAGACTAGGTAAAACCAAAGTTTTTTTCAAGGCTAATGTGCTTGGGTTTCTCGAAGATCGAAGAAATGCGATGCTGcgaaatatttttaaagccttttcttctacaaTAAGGGGATTTCTTGTACGACGTCGCCTTTATCGGTTAAACCATCGCCAGGACGCTGCTATTGTTTTACAGCATAACTTAAGAGAATTGAATGTTTTAGGGAAGCACCCTTGGTggcatttatttttaaaattgaaaCCTTTATTGGGGACAACTCAAACCGATGAATATCTACGTCGTAAAGATGCACTCATCAATAACCTTAGAATTCAATTAGAAAAAGCAGAATTGGTTTCTGTTGAACTAGAGGCTAATCGTCAGCAAATTTCAAGCATTTCGAAGGAGCTGAGTGAGGAACAGGCGgtttcgaaagaaaaagagattcTAGTTGAGCGAGCCAATTCTAGAGTTGAAGTTATAAATGAGCGACTTTCCGATTTGGTAGAACAATTGCACATAAGTCATGATAAATATACTTCATTGtacaatgaaaagaaggagaCTGACGAGCAATTTGAGAAATCCAAATCCTTAACGAATCATCTTCAAGGATTAATTTCGACTTTGCAAGAAAAGTTGGATTCTTCTGTTGCAGCAAatgaagaaacgaaaagaaaatacaaagagATGGAATCATCTCATATTAATTTACAGGCAGATTATGAGCACTATGCACAGCTGTTAGATTCTCAACGAAGTACTTTAGCGGAAGAGCAAACGAAACTTGACAGGttaaaacaaagtaaaaacAAGCTAGAGgaagaaattctttttaaaggCAATTTACACAAAGCAGAAGTGGACGAATATAAGTCTGAAAACTCTAGTCTGAAAAACCAATGCAATATCTATGAATCTCAAATTGCTAGCCTGGTATCTGATTATTCTAGGACTGAATCCGagttgaataaaaaagaatctgAAATCTTAATGTTTCAAACGGAACTTGCTGAATACAGAGATCAACTCGCTagttctttaaaaaaacgTGCTTCAGATGCTCTCGGAGAGGAGGAGGCATTGTCCCTTGACAGTCAAGAAAGTACATattcgtcttcttcaactaCTCTTTCGATTTTAAAAGATGTTCAAGAATTAAAGACGTTGCATTCTAAAGAAGCAGTACAACTTTCTGGTAGGATAAAAGATGTTACTCAACTGCTCGAGCAGAGCATGGCTACCGAAGATAAGCTGCgcttaaaaaataatgagCTGTCAGATATTGTTGAAGCTTTGAAATATCAAATGCAAGAACAGGACAGGGAGATTCTTGAAGCAAATGCTGCTAATGtgaatcttcaaaagaccAATGATGTCTTGGAAAAAAATGCAACAGACTTTATTGACTTGCAAAGTGTAAAAACGCGCTATGAATGTAAAGTATCGGAATTATTCTCGCAGTTACataaagaacgaaaaaGGGCTGAACAACTAAAGACGAAGCTTGAATCTTTCGGtaataatgaaaaggaaaattatCATCACGggatttcaaaagaaaacgaaccAATGAAAGGTacaagaaaggaaagtCTTCGAAGGATTACTGATTTACTTTCTTCAGCAATgaattcttcaacttttgaaaagtacCATCTGGAAATGCTTCTTAATGCATTACAGCAACAAATTTCAGAGTTTGACTTAAGTCTTCCTCAAAAAAGCCTGCTTTCTTCTAATTTAGaatctttaaaaagaagatcGTCAGTAGGAAGGAACATTGAACCTGCTTTGTCGCCTTCTAAGACCAACAATGGCGATTCCTCAAACTTGACGAAAATGCTTCAAGGTTCTCCTAGCAAGCGCTCTGGAAAAATGGAGGCCCTTATACGAAACTTTGATCAGAATAAtacttcctttttatttgaacCTAATAAAGAAGAGGGAAACCAGAAATCTATGAATCTTCGCTCAGAAATTATGAAACTGAATTTTAATttagaagaagcaaaacgaAATGGAATTTTAGATTCTAGCACCGTTGATAGTGGTGTTACTGCCGCAATGCAGTCTTTattggaagaaaatcaagcGCTGAAAGCTACGGCGACGACGAATGTAAGCATTGAAAGTTCACCTGGCGAGCAAGAACAATTATTAAATGAAGTTCCCGCTCGATTACAAGGTGATTTAAGGAGGCACTTTGATCAGCTGCGCCAATCCAAAGAGACATTGTTAAAACTGCACAACATTACTGAGGACAAGCTACATTCGGCTGATCTAGCACttaaagaaacaacaaaagaaagagacCATTTGCTGCGTAACTTCTCTACACCGACCAAACCTTCCTTTATTGTCAACGATGAAACAGAAGATCTTGGGTTTGACAGCTCAGATGGCCTTGATGAACAGAAGCTAGAAGAAGTTAATCTTTTACGGATGAGAAAATTGGAAAGCGCTCTTTCGAAATATAGGAATCGTCTCGGTGAGTTTCAGTTGCGCCATGAAAACTCTGAGTCATCTATCCACAAACTAGAACGTGCTAAGATGGGTCTCTCGAATAAATTAGCGGAAAGAGAAACCTACATAGCTGAACTGCTTGGCACTCGAAAGAAGATGGAGATGGCGCTATTGGAGTCAAATGCCAAGCAAAAAGAGTTTGAAATACTCtattatgaaagaaataatgATTTGTTGGAAATAAGGCAACACAGAGAAAAGttgatgaaacaaattgacGAATTTAACGCAGTACGTGTTCAAGATCTAGAAGAGCGTGAACGGAAAGACGAATTATTATTCCAGCGTTACCAAAAGGAGCTCAACGGATTTAAGGTACAGCTAGAAGAAGAACGAGAGAAAAATTTGCGGATACGGCAAAACAACCGACATGTGCATTTAGAAGTCGGAGAGTTAAGAACGAAGGTTGATGGACTAATTCTGGAAAAAACAGGTTTAGTGAAAGAAACTTCACGTTTACAATCCGAAATGCAATCGATGTATAAGGTAAAGAACAATTCTTCGGCGGCACATCGAACAGCGCAATCACAATTGCTTAATCTGACGTCGCAACTGCAAGAAATTCGAGAAGTGAATGAGCACCTTCGTTCCgaacaaaacaatttgcTTAATGAAAAACGTAGTCTTGAACAGAAAGTGCAGGAAGTGACAAGTCAATTGAACAATTCTAAATTCTCCGAATACTCCCCAGAACTAGCTGATACTGAGAAGGAAATGGCTGATTTGCGGGCAAGCATGGAGCAGAAAGATGAACTGTTAACGTCACTAGTAGACAGAATGAAGCAAATGGAGTTCTTTGCCTCTgaaactcaaaaagatAGCAACCAACACCGtgaagaaaatttgaatCTACATCGGCAAACTGGAgttttagaaaatgaaaagaaagagctgGAGCTCCGATTATTTGATTTGGATGCTAAGAGCTACCCATTGAGTTCATCGAAAGATGTTCGaatgcttcaaaaacaaattgcaGAATTAGAGAGCTCTGTTGCGGACTCGGACAAGGAACGCATTAAGGGACTCGATGAATGCAGGCTCCGAGATCGTAGTATTCGTCATCTAGAAGCTCGTGTTCGAAagtttgatgaagaaaagcaaaatctGTCGGCATCCATTTCTCATCTGGAAGATCGGAATAGTCTTTTGTATAATCAACTAGAAGATACAAAAGCATCTGAAACGCATTACAAATTAGCTTTGCAAAGAGCAGAGCACGAGGTTCAAGAGGAACGAGAAAACCTTGCGAATCTGGAACGAGACCTAGAAAAATATCGACTCATACTTGAAGGTCAACGAGCTAGGCGTTTAGACAGTCGATTGTCAATGCGTTCTAGTACAAAGTCTCCGTCAATGCATTGATTTCTTGCATGTTTTAaattgctttgcttttcttgtttttatcaatccttttatttagtcttatttctttaattatCGGTTCCCACAAGTCCTAAATCGCTtataaatttgaatttACCGACCTCCCATACTTTTTATTGAGAAATGattcttgtttttaatatgtatatatttcTATGTTTATCGACctttttacatttttacATTCCTGATGCACTCTTCTCGTGGAACGAGACCTTGAGTATGAAAATTCTTGAATTATTACTTTCTTCCTCTATTTCCAAACGTTTCCTAATGACATATCTATGTGTATGTGAAAGACACTAGCCCAGCATGCTACAATAATGATTATAAAATATTTGTAAACGAATTGAATTGTGTTGTTAGTTTTAAGCATATGTTATGAGCATTATCATTATTCACATTAtgtcaataaaaatattcataaCAATTTATAGATCATAAAAAGGGTGTGTGTAATATAGATACAATAGTTTGTCATCGTCAGTGAACggttcttcaaaagaacaaCCGAGACATTCTAACGGGTTCATTTGATTCATAAGCAATAATGTAGTAGTAGTTCATAAAGGAATTTGAGTGCTCATAATTTAAGCACCATTGTAACCAAGGAGGTTGGGAGTGTCTTGAACACCAGCGAGGTTAATGGCATTCTTGGTAGCTTGTTTAACAAGAGCATCCTTAACGTCAGTGGAGCTAGAATCGGGGTGCAATCCAAGGTAGTAAGCAGCCAAACCAGCAACGTGAGGAGTTGCCATGGAAGTACCAGAGATAGTGTTGGTGTTACGGTTGTTGGAACCAATCCAAGTAGACAAGATGTTGACACCAGGAGCAATAATGTCGACGCACTTACCATAGTTCGAGAAGTAGGCAAGTTGGTCATTGACATTAGAAGCAGCAACGGTGATGGCCAACTTGGAAGCAGCGGGAGAAGAGTAGCAAGCATCATCGAATTCGTTACCAGCAGCAACGGCATACAAAATACCCTTCTTGACGGCAGAGTCGACGGCAAAGTCCAAAACAAAGCTGCTGCCACCACCAAGAGACATGTTAGCAACGGCAGTCTTCTTGCTATTCTTGGATTGGTGGTCCTTGACAGTCCATTCAACACCAGAAATAACGTCAGACATACTACCGGAACCGTTGGAACGGAGAACCTTGACAGCGACAATCTGGGCCTTCTTTGCGACACCATAAGCACGGCTAGCAATGGTACCAGCAACGTGAGTACCGTGACCATTACCATCCTCGTCAGCATCGTTGGTAGGAATGGTCTTACCCCATTTAGCACGGCCCTCGAATTCAACGTGGTGAATGTTGACACCAGTGTCGACAACATAAGCAGTAGCACCATCACCAGCAGAGCTGTCGTAGACATACTTACCGTTGGTCTCGGAAGTCAAGTGGGCGCGGTGGGAGACACGAGAAAGACCCCAGGGAGCACCGGATTGAGTGGACTTGTCCTTGATGGTAACAACTTGGTCGCGTTCGACAGCAATAACATGAGGATGAAGACGAATTTGTTCAACGACATCAGCGCTGAATTGACCAGCGTAACCCTTGAAAGCACTTTCGCCAAAGTCGTAGATGTGCTTCAAACCAAACATGTAGTTGCTATCTTCAGGGCCATAAAAGGTGTTGGCTTGCATGATATTCTCTTGGTGAACTTCTCCCACCCAAGAAGTATGCTCGTACAAGTCTTGTTGGCTGATAGAAGAGTCCAAAATGATGATGTAGTGAGACTCTAAACCAGCAGTGTCGGCGTTGGTTGCAGACAACAGAGGAGCAGAATTGGCTCCATTGTACGCGGTAGCAGCATGATGCTTGGGCTTGGACTTGGGCTTTTCGTGAACGATGTTGCTATCGCTCTTGATAAAGTCAGCAACTTCTGGACGAATACCGGCATGGATGTTCTCCAAATCATTCGAATGGATTACAGGAGCAGCCATGGCGGAAGAAGCCATCAAACTGAGCCCTGCAAGAGCAGAAAAAAATCCTGAACCAAATACCTTCATATTAGAAAGAATGTGGAGAAACTTGGAGGGAAAGAAATCTATGAAAAGAGTTTTGCAAGTGGGATATGCGAAAAAGACgagaaaaatgaaagaatctttGTCTCGCTGAAAATTGGGATTTGGGTACAAAAGTTATCTAGGGGCGCAAGTTCAAGTGCGAGCACGGTAGATATTATAAAATTAtagcaaatgaaaaagacaaTGTTGTGAATTGGAATGTCAAGATCAAAGGCAATACCAGAAGAATTTTTATAagcaattcttcttcagtcTTTGATCTGTGTAAGGAAACGGGCAGCGATGGCTTATGGTATATTTGAAGGCGATTTCATCCATTATATATAGTTGAGTTTATCTTCATACCCTAACCCTCCTCCATCATGCATGGATTATCTTGTGCATATAGTGCGATAACATACGCTTTCGATACACAATGTATACAAATTACAATTGTACAATTCAATTGgtaaattttataaaccGTAAGATTTATTCCGTTTCGTTACCAATTGCTCCTCTTTGCTTGCCATTgtttattccttttgccTGTTTGCCTTTTCGTTAGTGCTTCCCCCCCCATTGCACTTTCTTTCGAACGCTGATCTATCGGTTATGTCACCTGCACTTTATTTGATTCTGGCAAATCAGAGCTTTGCGTGCCGCTAGTTTGATGTAATTATCAAGAGACTATAATAAACAAGCTATTTGTATTAACGAATAATTCCGTTGATAGTATATTATCGAGTCATCGCTTAACTCACAATGTTCTTTGCGGTGACGAAGACAATTCGCAATTTTATTGCCAATTCGCTAAGATTGCGCTGAGGCTGACGGATCAGCTCAGTGTTTAGAATTGGTTCGTCAACGGAATGGATCACTCATACTACTAATAAAAGTTCCTTCTAGTGATCAGGAAGGATAGCTTCGATCCGTCAAGAATCATCTTTGCTATCTCTTTGAATTGGCCATGGACTTTCATGCATTGCAAAGGCGTAGCTGTTGCGTAAACCTCTACAAGAAAAGCGATAGTTGCCCCTTCATCTCTATTCTTTCTATACCATTTGCTTACTAAATGTTTCGCTACAAAACGGTGTTTTAAAATTGGGTAGTGTGTTGGAGCTTGTTCAATACTGGCTTCCGCTGCTTAAAAAAGTACAGTAAGCCTTATTGGGTGGTGCACTAAAACTTGTTGTGCTATTTAATGGACTACAGTAGAGTACCTTCAATTGCTACATCATAACGTAACATGCTGTGTCGTATCTCTCTATCTCGTACAATTCCTTTCCTTGGttcagttctttttttataaacaaaccttGTAATTTCAGGTGAATTATTGATTGAGGATTCTTTCTCAATTTGTAAATACAAGAGCCTCggaaattcttctttatcATCGTGGGATCCTTCTGAGAGAAAAGGATCCCTGTTGCTGCTCTCT
This window harbors:
- a CDS encoding esterase/lipase, implicated in fatty acid biosynthetic process, whose translation is MFKSEQLFLESLNDGVLKAFQYCFRFLRHGQKKTFMLGLSTSIIKEFLVDSRNYPVETVQKLCSSNMADELKYKIRPVHIDVQAEDESASYIRSYLGKEGLKSFGGSHWWLYRNSPLKAWWFKKKQPTQHLSRDEKIIFYVHGGAHYLSTVRTNAYHIQKHTSALGVRTFAPEIRLAPQFPAPCSLHDILSSYLYLIRKHDPKNIIFIGDSSGASLILSLLILMRDCNIPLPAGTVLNSPWVDLTHSLPSIVDDYSTDYIPPEGFHHRASRYWPVANVDTLFASTTSSMKNLSKEELCKIISERMQHQVEKIKSVIPAFRKLGKENGRMSYRDAQDRLDPNFFYTFPFQVQFYAPNHLLTHPLVSPLFTENLGGLPPTLVLGGASERLRDEIVYIAHRMAKDVYNGEKTKVQLELYDSCCHVVTALPFVSEAHIMARRIANFSYWCLKREDNSFVSRNKHITGELPSSLDEMVRLRISRDGKERPMESESEMPSLRISREVLGTIQIEALCRWIDVDFEILSKDGAKAAKLFGEFKHAEIHGYLEKPEYFIQEGENPPISAVVANSKIHPQDSSKGSFFESCL
- the isp6 gene encoding vacuolar serine protease Isp6 — protein: MKVFGSGFFSALAGLSLMASSAMAAPVIHSNDLENIHAGIRPEVADFIKSDSNIVHEKPKSKPKHHAATAYNGANSAPLLSATNADTAGLESHYIIILDSSISQQDLYEHTSWVGEVHQENIMQANTFYGPEDSNYMFGLKHIYDFGESAFKGYAGQFSADVVEQIRLHPHVIAVERDQVVTIKDKSTQSGAPWGLSRVSHRAHLTSETNGKYVYDSSAGDGATAYVVDTGVNIHHVEFEGRAKWGKTIPTNDADEDGNGHGTHVAGTIASRAYGVAKKAQIVAVKVLRSNGSGSMSDVISGVEWTVKDHQSKNSKKTAVANMSLGGGSSFVLDFAVDSAVKKGILYAVAAGNEFDDACYSSPAASKLAITVAASNVNDQLAYFSNYGKCVDIIAPGVNILSTWIGSNNRNTNTISGTSMATPHVAGLAAYYLGLHPDSSSTDVKDALVKQATKNAINLAGVQDTPNLLGYNGA
- the myp2 gene encoding myosin II heavy chain Myo3 produces the protein MSYLSRDDSGYAKHSIENIVNGKTVENAARKASFDERTWVWISDPEDVYLRAWIEEKLNSNSQYKVRLEKDGSERIVDSKSTGEVNPPKFDMVNDMAELTCLNEPSVIHNLIQRYERDLIYTYSGLFLVAVNPYRSLPIYGDDIVKKYHAKQFPEVKPHIFRVADIAYRNLLEREQDQSILVTGESGAGKTETTKKVIQYLTAITGTSSNDSQLLENKILDTNPVLEAFGNAQTVRNNNSSRFGKFIRIEFSIDGSIVGANLDWYLLEKSRVTNPSPNERNYHIFYQLLRGSDDNLLREFFLERSVDKYTYLKNCAKFVSGVDDASEFRQVCAGLTTLGFSAEDTKQLYTAIAAVLHLGNIEVASDRAGQARFPSLTHIDQLCHLLGIPPEAFINAVLHPKTKAGREWIVNARTKEQVLHTLQSLAKSLYERNFAFLVDKLNRTMYQTQNDNKYFIGVLDIAGFEIFAHNSFEQLCINYTNEKLQQFFNHYMFILEQEEYSQEKIEWDFVDYGNDLQPTIDVIEKSEPIGILSCLDEDCVMPMTTDNTFTEKLHLLLKGKSDIYHPKRFSSEGFVLRHYAGNVVYSTEGWLEKNKDPLNSNLANLISQSSNMHISSLFSDYSSGNTLNGDHYEKKGIFRTVSQRHRRHLNTLMKQLEATQPHFVRCIIPNSIKKPKFIEKGLVLNQLRCNGVLEGIRIAQTGFPNKLLYTEFRSRYGILSNTLERGYVEAKKATVAIIKELDLSRSVYRLGKTKVFFKANVLGFLEDRRNAMLRNIFKAFSSTIRGFLVRRRLYRLNHRQDAAIVLQHNLRELNVLGKHPWWHLFLKLKPLLGTTQTDEYLRRKDALINNLRIQLEKAELVSVELEANRQQISSISKELSEEQAVSKEKEILVERANSRVEVINERLSDLVEQLHISHDKYTSLYNEKKETDEQFEKSKSLTNHLQGLISTLQEKLDSSVAANEETKRKYKEMESSHINLQADYEHYAQLLDSQRSTLAEEQTKLDRLKQSKNKLEEEILFKGNLHKAEVDEYKSENSSLKNQCNIYESQIASLVSDYSRTESELNKKESEILMFQTELAEYRDQLASSLKKRASDALGEEEALSLDSQESTYSSSSTTLSILKDVQELKTLHSKEAVQLSGRIKDVTQLLEQSMATEDKLRLKNNELSDIVEALKYQMQEQDREILEANAANVNLQKTNDVLEKNATDFIDLQSVKTRYECKVSELFSQLHKERKRAEQLKTKLESFGNNEKENYHHGISKENEPMKGTRKESLRRITDLLSSAMNSSTFEKYHLEMLLNALQQQISEFDLSLPQKSLLSSNLESLKRRSSVGRNIEPALSPSKTNNGDSSNLTKMLQGSPSKRSGKMEALIRNFDQNNTSFLFEPNKEEGNQKSMNLRSEIMKLNFNLEEAKRNGILDSSTVDSGVTAAMQSLLEENQALKATATTNVSIESSPGEQEQLLNEVPARLQGDLRRHFDQLRQSKETLLKLHNITEDKLHSADLALKETTKERDHLLRNFSTPTKPSFIVNDETEDLGFDSSDGLDEQKLEEVNLLRMRKLESALSKYRNRLGEFQLRHENSESSIHKLERAKMGLSNKLAERETYIAELLGTRKKMEMALLESNAKQKEFEILYYERNNDLLEIRQHREKLMKQIDEFNAVRVQDLEERERKDELLFQRYQKELNGFKVQLEEEREKNLRIRQNNRHVHLEVGELRTKVDGLILEKTGLVKETSRLQSEMQSMYKVKNNSSAAHRTAQSQLLNLTSQLQEIREVNEHLRSEQNNLLNEKRSLEQKVQEVTSQLNNSKFSEYSPELADTEKEMADLRASMEQKDELLTSLVDRMKQMEFFASETQKDSNQHREENLNLHRQTGVLENEKKELELRLFDLDAKSYPLSSSKDVRMLQKQIAELESSVADSDKERIKGLDECRLRDRSIRHLEARVRKFDEEKQNLSASISHLEDRNSLLYNQLEDTKASETHYKLALQRAEHEVQEERENLANLERDLEKYRLILEGQRARRLDSRLSMRSSTKSPSMH